In a single window of the Verrucomicrobiaceae bacterium genome:
- a CDS encoding SMP-30/gluconolactonase/LRE family protein: MTPTPVSTHISTWGEGPIWHEGRLLYVDIESHLIIAFTPATGEEVIWNVGQRVGTVVPRAGGGLLWAGDHGFYFLDESTGQSTPIADPEPDLHDNRFNDGKCDPAGRLWAGTICLKKRPEAALYCLHTDLRVEKKFSPVTNSNGIIWSADGGTMFYIDTPSKKVRAFDFDKATGSISGERVVWDTSADASVPDGMTIDSQDRLWVAFCHGGKVVCYDPKQGQVVQQIDFPCIETTACAFGGPDLQDLYITTGLKPGLEEPLAGRLFVCRPGATGVPCEVFRG; the protein is encoded by the coding sequence ATGACTCCCACACCTGTTTCCACGCATATCTCCACCTGGGGCGAAGGCCCGATCTGGCATGAAGGCCGCCTTTTGTATGTCGATATCGAATCGCATCTCATCATCGCTTTCACTCCCGCCACGGGCGAAGAGGTGATCTGGAATGTGGGGCAGCGTGTCGGCACGGTGGTGCCGCGTGCAGGTGGTGGGCTCCTCTGGGCGGGAGATCACGGTTTTTACTTCCTGGATGAATCCACGGGCCAGAGCACGCCTATCGCTGATCCAGAGCCCGATCTGCATGATAACCGCTTCAATGACGGGAAATGCGATCCTGCGGGCCGTCTCTGGGCGGGCACGATCTGTCTGAAAAAAAGGCCCGAGGCCGCTCTCTACTGCCTGCACACCGATCTGCGTGTGGAGAAGAAATTCTCTCCTGTGACCAATTCCAACGGCATCATCTGGAGTGCGGATGGGGGCACCATGTTCTACATCGACACCCCGAGCAAAAAAGTCCGCGCGTTCGATTTCGACAAAGCGACGGGCAGCATCTCTGGCGAGCGTGTGGTCTGGGATACGAGTGCGGATGCCTCCGTGCCGGATGGCATGACGATCGACAGCCAAGACCGACTGTGGGTCGCTTTTTGTCATGGTGGAAAAGTGGTCTGCTATGACCCGAAACAGGGCCAAGTGGTGCAGCAGATCGACTTCCCCTGCATCGAGACGACGGCCTGCGCCTTTGGTGGGCCGGATTTGCAGGATCTCTACATCACGACCGGATTGAAGCCCGGTCTGGAGGAGCCGCTGGCGGGCCGTCTCTTCGTCTGCCGCCCCGGTGCCACGGGAGTGCCGTGTGAGGTGTTCCGCGGCTAA
- a CDS encoding DEAD/DEAH box helicase family protein yields MDIPSPGQRWVSNSEPELGIGVIGKAEFGRVQMYFPAAQQARVYALASAPLRRVKFQPGDTVKTHDGRTLNVTGVEERQKILFYQADSVEISEAELADTLSFSKPEDRLKAGQIDDLHTFDLRVEALRHRAEMRQSPVRGFCGGRVDLLPHQMYIASEVAGRLLPRVLLADEVGLGKTIEACLILHRLHLTGRAERVLILVPEALVHQWFVELFRRFHLLFAIYDEERCEAVEANEENGNPFLESQLILTSTKFLAHSEKRAEQALEAGFDLMVVDEAHHLEWSTQTVSPEYALVEKLAAKVPGLLLLTATPQQLGPEGHFARLRLLDANRYDKLEQFIADSEQFVEVAGAIDRLVDGKKLTAKDEKLFTKKSAHLQELVKALKKDESVREKLISGLLDEFGTGRVMFRNTRAALTGFPTREAHLAALDAGEDGVGTKVKWLAGLLKQIGDQKVLLICRSRELAGEIHEKLLRELNVNAAQFHEGLTMTQRDRHAAFFADEDGARILICSEIGSEGRNFQFAHHMVLFDLPGDPELLEQRIGRLDRIGQTSTIHVHVPYFRQTEQEVLARWYHEGLNAFEKNLHGATEIAQGLQSGLEALLAKFDEKALKAFLDESRALSAKIVKKLEKGQDRLLELNSCKPEQAQVVIDVVKAQDVSEEFEAFFIKLVDHFGLHVEESGPRSYFLKPEDIKTDRFPSLPEDGLVVTFDRTRALSRENIAFLTQDHPLVRGVLDLLLGSEDGNSTFATSKGGSEGLLLETHYVVECVAPAALHVDRFLAATPVRIVVNHANEDLREKDPFAELKLTKSKPTTLFEKPAIRTKLFPSMISKSRKFAEAELAKLVAASKEAASTQIEAEISRMEDLRQRNDHVRPEEIAALRAHLQQIETALDGAVVRLDSLRLVFCTKG; encoded by the coding sequence ATGGATATTCCTTCTCCTGGACAGCGTTGGGTTAGTAATTCCGAACCGGAACTCGGTATCGGTGTGATCGGAAAAGCAGAGTTTGGCCGCGTGCAGATGTACTTCCCCGCAGCCCAGCAGGCGCGGGTGTATGCGCTGGCCTCCGCTCCGCTGCGCCGGGTGAAATTCCAGCCCGGTGATACCGTCAAGACGCATGATGGCCGTACACTGAATGTCACCGGTGTGGAGGAGCGGCAGAAGATCCTTTTTTATCAGGCGGACAGCGTGGAAATCAGTGAGGCAGAGCTGGCGGATACGCTGAGCTTCTCCAAGCCAGAGGACCGGCTCAAAGCGGGCCAGATCGACGATCTGCACACCTTTGACCTGAGGGTGGAGGCGCTGCGGCACCGTGCGGAGATGCGGCAGTCACCTGTGCGCGGCTTTTGTGGTGGGCGGGTGGATCTGCTGCCGCACCAAATGTACATCGCTAGTGAGGTCGCTGGCCGTCTGCTGCCACGCGTGCTGCTGGCGGATGAAGTGGGCCTGGGCAAGACGATCGAGGCCTGTCTCATCCTCCACCGCCTGCACCTCACGGGCCGTGCGGAGCGTGTGCTGATCCTGGTGCCAGAGGCGCTGGTGCATCAGTGGTTCGTGGAGCTGTTCCGCCGCTTTCACCTGCTGTTTGCCATTTATGATGAGGAGCGCTGTGAGGCTGTGGAGGCCAATGAGGAAAACGGCAATCCTTTCCTCGAAAGCCAGCTCATCCTGACGAGCACCAAATTCCTCGCGCACTCCGAAAAGCGTGCCGAACAGGCCCTTGAGGCCGGATTTGACCTGATGGTCGTCGATGAAGCGCATCATCTGGAGTGGAGCACGCAGACTGTGAGCCCTGAGTATGCGCTGGTGGAAAAACTCGCTGCAAAAGTGCCCGGCCTGCTGCTGCTGACCGCCACACCGCAGCAGCTCGGCCCTGAGGGCCACTTTGCTCGTCTGCGTCTGCTGGATGCGAATCGCTACGATAAGCTGGAGCAGTTCATCGCGGACTCTGAGCAATTCGTCGAGGTGGCTGGTGCGATCGATCGCCTGGTGGATGGCAAGAAGCTGACGGCGAAAGACGAAAAACTCTTCACCAAGAAATCCGCGCATCTTCAGGAGCTGGTGAAGGCGCTGAAGAAGGATGAAAGCGTGCGTGAGAAGCTCATCTCCGGCTTGCTCGATGAGTTCGGCACGGGGCGGGTGATGTTCCGCAACACGCGTGCGGCTTTGACCGGCTTCCCCACTCGTGAAGCGCATCTCGCCGCACTGGATGCAGGCGAGGACGGCGTGGGCACGAAGGTGAAGTGGCTCGCTGGCCTGCTGAAGCAGATCGGCGATCAAAAGGTGCTGCTCATCTGCCGTAGCCGCGAGCTCGCGGGCGAAATCCACGAAAAACTGCTGCGTGAGCTCAATGTGAACGCCGCCCAGTTCCACGAGGGACTGACGATGACGCAGCGTGATCGGCACGCCGCGTTTTTTGCCGATGAAGATGGCGCACGCATCCTGATCTGCTCGGAGATCGGCAGTGAGGGGCGGAATTTCCAGTTTGCGCACCACATGGTGCTCTTTGACCTGCCAGGTGATCCAGAGCTGCTGGAGCAGCGCATCGGCCGCCTGGACCGCATCGGCCAGACCAGCACCATCCATGTGCATGTGCCGTATTTCCGCCAGACAGAGCAGGAAGTGCTGGCCCGCTGGTATCATGAAGGACTGAATGCCTTTGAAAAAAACCTGCACGGAGCCACCGAAATCGCTCAGGGGCTCCAATCAGGCCTTGAGGCTCTTTTGGCGAAATTTGATGAGAAGGCGCTGAAAGCCTTTTTGGACGAATCACGAGCTCTGAGCGCCAAAATCGTGAAGAAGCTCGAAAAAGGCCAGGACAGGCTGCTGGAGCTCAATTCATGCAAACCAGAGCAGGCGCAGGTAGTCATTGATGTCGTCAAGGCACAGGATGTGAGTGAGGAGTTCGAGGCATTTTTCATCAAACTGGTCGATCACTTCGGACTGCATGTGGAGGAGAGCGGCCCGCGCTCCTATTTCCTGAAGCCGGAGGACATCAAAACAGATCGCTTCCCCTCGTTGCCGGAAGACGGCTTGGTGGTGACATTTGACCGCACACGGGCACTGAGCCGCGAAAACATCGCCTTCCTCACGCAGGACCACCCGCTGGTGCGTGGTGTGCTCGATTTGCTCCTCGGCAGTGAGGACGGAAACAGCACCTTTGCCACCAGCAAAGGCGGCAGTGAGGGCCTGCTGCTGGAGACGCACTACGTCGTCGAGTGCGTCGCACCCGCCGCGCTGCATGTGGACCGCTTCCTCGCGGCCACGCCAGTGCGCATCGTGGTCAATCACGCCAATGAAGATCTGCGTGAAAAAGATCCCTTCGCCGAGCTGAAACTGACCAAGAGCAAGCCCACCACGCTCTTTGAAAAGCCAGCGATCCGCACCAAGCTCTTCCCTTCGATGATCTCAAAATCACGCAAGTTCGCGGAGGCCGAGCTGGCCAAGCTCGTCGCAGCATCCAAAGAAGCCGCCAGCACGCAGATCGAAGCAGAAATCTCCCGAATGGAAGACCTGCGCCAGCGCAACGATCACGTCCGGCCAGAGGAGATCGCTGCCCTCCGAGCCCATCTCCAGCAGATCGAAACCGCGCTCGATGGAGCCGTCGTCCGCCTAGACTCCCTGCGGCTCGTGTTTTGTACGAAAGGGTGA
- the smpB gene encoding SsrA-binding protein SmpB → MSEIATNRKAPRDFHILETYEAGLELRGTEVKSIRQGHFNLSDAFARVDRGQVWLYGADIKAYDKASHETHEPRRSRRLLLHKREIMKLDAAQHQKGLALPVLKAYWKGAHIKIQLGVGKGKNKSDQRHDLKERAENREAARVVAAFNDKSRRS, encoded by the coding sequence ATGTCTGAGATCGCCACCAATCGCAAGGCACCGCGAGATTTCCACATCCTCGAAACCTATGAGGCGGGGCTGGAATTACGCGGCACGGAGGTGAAAAGCATCCGCCAGGGGCATTTCAATCTCTCGGATGCCTTTGCCCGCGTGGATCGTGGTCAGGTCTGGCTCTACGGTGCGGATATCAAAGCCTACGACAAGGCCAGTCATGAAACGCATGAGCCACGCCGCAGCCGCCGACTCCTGCTGCACAAGCGTGAGATCATGAAGCTCGACGCCGCGCAGCATCAGAAGGGCCTGGCTCTGCCCGTGCTGAAGGCTTACTGGAAGGGTGCCCATATCAAAATCCAACTCGGCGTGGGCAAGGGGAAGAACAAATCGGATCAGCGTCATGACCTGAAGGAGCGTGCGGAGAACCGTGAGGCCGCACGTGTGGTGGCGGCATTCAATGACAAATCACGTCGCTCCTGA
- a CDS encoding DNA-directed RNA polymerase subunit omega, with the protein MRAELVEQAARIITEPPILINLVSKRVRQIASGRSPLVERRPGLRDADLALTEIIQGKITAENIDHS; encoded by the coding sequence ATGAGAGCCGAACTCGTCGAACAAGCCGCCCGCATCATCACCGAGCCCCCGATCCTCATCAATCTCGTGTCCAAGCGAGTGCGGCAGATCGCCTCGGGTCGTAGCCCCCTCGTGGAGCGCCGCCCAGGCCTGCGTGATGCCGATTTGGCCCTCACGGAGATCATTCAGGGCAAGATCACCGCAGAGAACATCGACCACTCTTGA
- a CDS encoding biopolymer transporter ExbD → MNLRPRRRPVPAIPIVSLIDIMVILLIFFIATTTFKKQKMEVKISLPSSKALGGAAPAADERSTITVTKEQTIFLDGIAVGAEGLAPAIQTLKQTHPGLKLELEADTEANLGLLVQIWDALRESGIPINDVPARIQRAGAANP, encoded by the coding sequence ATGAATCTCCGCCCGCGACGCCGCCCTGTCCCCGCCATCCCCATCGTGTCGCTGATCGACATCATGGTGATTTTGCTGATTTTCTTCATCGCCACCACCACCTTCAAAAAACAGAAGATGGAGGTCAAAATCAGCCTGCCGAGCTCCAAGGCCCTGGGTGGCGCTGCACCCGCCGCAGATGAGCGCAGCACCATCACCGTGACAAAGGAGCAAACCATCTTCCTCGATGGCATCGCAGTAGGTGCCGAGGGACTTGCCCCAGCCATCCAGACGCTCAAACAAACCCATCCAGGCCTGAAATTAGAGCTCGAAGCCGATACGGAGGCCAATCTGGGCCTTTTGGTGCAAATCTGGGATGCCCTGCGTGAGAGCGGCATCCCCATCAATGATGTCCCCGCACGCATTCAGCGTGCTGGTGCAGCCAATCCGTGA
- a CDS encoding sulfatase, with amino-acid sequence MKHLHSLLLLLLTLPWAMQSPAQPPNVLLITADDLRPELGCYGSPAITPHLDAIAARGTLFTHAYCQQAVCNPSRSSMLTGLRPGTLGLYVNGTHFRQLKPDVMTLPLWFKQHGYTTRCTGKLFHNWHTQEKGDPRAWSAPEFLHYANHGDDTPQVTGPLPENHAKHSEGLRKYGSVGMCECYDVPDEAYYDGRVAAEAVRILPELKKSGPFFLALGFWKPHAPFNAPKKYWDLYDRAQLPPLIPDRPTDAPEIAFHQSTEILGPPDQQKKPSAEQVAEMRHGYFAGISYMDAQVGKVITAMKEQGLLDNTIILFWGDHGYHLGEHGLWAKTSNFELDARVPLIITQPTARHPGAKSSSLAEMVDLFPTLTALCSLPAAPGLEGISLVPVLNDPAVRIKEAAFTQHPRPAYYDRTPSKQPTVMGYSIRTAHWRYTEWRDWQTGRIDSRELYEHIHPDQPELHNVISTPPDPAALDAARTLLHQQFPPSRGK; translated from the coding sequence ATGAAGCACCTGCACTCCCTCCTGCTCCTGCTACTCACGCTCCCGTGGGCCATGCAAAGCCCCGCTCAGCCGCCAAATGTGCTCCTCATCACCGCAGATGATCTGCGACCCGAACTCGGCTGCTATGGCTCCCCGGCCATCACCCCGCATCTCGATGCCATCGCAGCACGGGGCACCCTTTTTACCCATGCCTATTGCCAGCAGGCTGTCTGTAATCCCTCCCGCTCCAGCATGCTCACAGGCCTACGCCCCGGCACCCTGGGCCTCTATGTCAATGGCACGCACTTCCGCCAGCTGAAGCCCGATGTCATGACGCTGCCGCTCTGGTTCAAGCAGCACGGCTACACCACCCGCTGCACGGGAAAGCTCTTTCACAACTGGCATACCCAGGAAAAAGGCGATCCCCGTGCCTGGTCCGCACCGGAATTCCTCCACTACGCCAATCACGGCGATGACACCCCGCAGGTCACGGGACCCCTCCCGGAGAACCACGCCAAGCACAGCGAGGGCCTCCGCAAATACGGCTCCGTCGGCATGTGCGAGTGCTACGATGTGCCTGACGAGGCCTACTATGATGGCCGCGTCGCCGCAGAGGCCGTGCGCATCCTCCCCGAGCTGAAAAAGAGCGGCCCGTTCTTCCTCGCACTCGGTTTTTGGAAGCCCCACGCCCCCTTCAATGCCCCCAAAAAATACTGGGACCTCTATGACCGTGCCCAGCTCCCCCCGCTGATCCCAGACAGACCCACGGATGCCCCAGAGATCGCCTTTCACCAGAGCACCGAGATCCTCGGCCCGCCAGATCAGCAGAAAAAGCCCAGCGCAGAGCAAGTGGCGGAAATGCGTCACGGCTACTTCGCAGGCATCAGCTACATGGATGCCCAGGTGGGCAAAGTCATCACCGCCATGAAAGAACAGGGCCTGCTGGACAACACCATCATCCTCTTCTGGGGCGACCACGGCTACCACCTGGGTGAACACGGACTGTGGGCAAAGACCAGCAACTTCGAGCTCGATGCCCGTGTGCCACTCATCATCACCCAGCCCACCGCACGCCACCCAGGAGCAAAAAGCAGCTCCCTCGCCGAAATGGTGGACCTCTTCCCAACCCTCACAGCCCTCTGCAGCCTCCCTGCCGCCCCTGGGCTGGAGGGCATCAGCCTCGTCCCCGTGCTGAATGATCCTGCTGTCCGAATCAAAGAAGCCGCCTTCACCCAGCATCCACGCCCGGCCTACTATGACCGCACTCCATCGAAGCAGCCCACCGTCATGGGTTACAGCATCCGCACCGCCCACTGGCGCTACACGGAATGGCGTGACTGGCAAACGGGCCGAATCGACTCCCGCGAGCTCTACGAGCACATCCACCCCGATCAACCCGAGCTCCACAACGTCATCTCCACCCCACCAGATCCCGCCGCACTCGATGCCGCACGCACGCTGCTCCATCAGCAATTTCCCCCTTCGCGTGGGAAATAA
- a CDS encoding Gfo/Idh/MocA family oxidoreductase, with protein MKKIGIGIIGGGLMGREMASAFARWCALTDVEVTPELVAVADLVEDVRNWFRRIPSCTQLTADYRELLANPAVEVVYVAVPHNLHEKIYLDVLAAGKDLFAEKPFGIDLASARRIAEASQLSGQFVRCSSEFPFLPGAQRVISEVRSGRFGRILEIVSGFHHSSDLDATKPANWKRKSATCGEIGVLGDLGMHACHIPLRLGWRPTRLFAQLQKGYPQRPDGKGGMATCDTWDNALLHTWTHIGEHDVPLRLEMKRLAPGETNTWFIEVLGTQGGVRFSTAEPKTLWLFEGGKEQFWKKTDLGFGMPFKTVTGGIFEPGFPDVIQQMWAAYLMEREGLLGPRFGCATPEEAVGTQEIFAAALASQRNGSVAVV; from the coding sequence ATGAAAAAAATCGGCATCGGAATCATCGGCGGCGGCCTCATGGGCCGGGAAATGGCCAGCGCCTTCGCCCGCTGGTGTGCCCTCACCGATGTGGAGGTCACCCCTGAGCTCGTCGCCGTCGCAGACCTCGTCGAAGACGTGCGCAACTGGTTCCGCCGCATCCCCTCCTGCACCCAGCTCACCGCCGATTACCGCGAGCTCCTGGCCAATCCCGCCGTGGAAGTCGTCTATGTGGCCGTCCCACATAACCTACACGAAAAAATCTACCTCGACGTGCTCGCCGCCGGGAAAGACCTCTTTGCAGAAAAGCCCTTCGGCATCGACCTCGCCTCCGCACGGCGCATCGCCGAGGCCAGCCAGCTCTCAGGCCAATTCGTGCGCTGCAGCTCCGAGTTCCCCTTCCTCCCCGGAGCCCAACGCGTCATCTCAGAAGTCCGCAGTGGCCGCTTCGGACGCATTTTGGAAATCGTCAGCGGCTTCCACCACAGCAGCGACCTGGATGCCACCAAGCCTGCCAACTGGAAGCGCAAATCCGCCACCTGCGGCGAAATCGGCGTCCTCGGCGATCTCGGCATGCACGCCTGCCACATCCCCCTGCGCCTCGGCTGGCGCCCCACGCGTCTTTTTGCCCAACTCCAAAAAGGCTACCCCCAGCGCCCCGATGGCAAAGGCGGCATGGCCACCTGCGACACCTGGGACAATGCCCTGCTGCACACCTGGACCCACATCGGCGAGCACGACGTCCCCCTGCGCCTCGAAATGAAGCGCCTCGCCCCCGGAGAGACGAATACCTGGTTCATTGAGGTGCTCGGCACCCAGGGCGGCGTGCGCTTCAGCACCGCCGAGCCCAAGACCCTCTGGCTCTTCGAAGGCGGCAAGGAGCAATTCTGGAAAAAGACCGACCTCGGCTTCGGCATGCCCTTCAAGACCGTTACCGGCGGCATCTTCGAGCCCGGCTTCCCCGATGTGATCCAGCAAATGTGGGCCGCCTACCTCATGGAGCGCGAAGGCCTCCTCGGCCCCCGCTTCGGCTGCGCCACCCCCGAAGAAGCCGTCGGCACCCAAGAAATCTTCGCCGCCGCCCTCGCCTCCCAACGCAATGGCTCCGTGGCGGTGGTCTAG
- a CDS encoding histidinol-phosphatase yields the protein MHTPLCKHAWGEPEEYAQQAIKAGLKGIIFTCHAPMPNGFWPMVRMSENEFDTYVALVQRAAEAYKNKIHVCLGLESEWFPGYEDYLRELHARADFDYILGAVHWQAKEYLAKFEVGTIENFRRAYFENLAKSAESGLYDCLAHPDLVKNYHPDSWCFAIIKNTVSSVLDRIAATGVAMELNTSGLNKSYSEMNPGNEMLRMMCERKIPIVLGSDAHKAARVGEHFTTALNNLVEAGYEHVSYFQKRQRIDLKISDVLASLKKAADHNA from the coding sequence ATGCACACTCCATTGTGCAAACATGCCTGGGGTGAGCCAGAAGAATACGCCCAGCAGGCCATCAAAGCAGGACTCAAAGGCATCATCTTCACCTGCCACGCCCCCATGCCAAACGGCTTCTGGCCCATGGTCCGCATGTCCGAAAACGAGTTCGACACCTACGTCGCCCTCGTCCAGCGAGCCGCAGAAGCCTACAAAAACAAAATCCACGTCTGCCTCGGCCTCGAAAGCGAGTGGTTCCCCGGTTACGAGGACTACCTCCGCGAGCTCCATGCCCGAGCCGACTTCGACTACATCCTCGGAGCCGTCCACTGGCAGGCCAAAGAATACCTCGCCAAATTCGAAGTCGGCACCATCGAAAACTTCCGCCGCGCCTACTTCGAAAACCTCGCAAAATCCGCCGAAAGCGGCCTCTACGACTGCCTCGCCCACCCAGATCTGGTGAAAAACTACCACCCAGACTCCTGGTGCTTCGCCATCATCAAAAACACCGTCTCCAGCGTACTCGACCGCATCGCCGCCACCGGCGTCGCCATGGAGCTCAACACCTCCGGCCTCAACAAGAGCTACTCCGAGATGAATCCCGGCAACGAGATGCTCCGCATGATGTGCGAGCGGAAAATCCCCATCGTCCTCGGCTCAGATGCCCACAAAGCCGCCCGCGTCGGCGAGCACTTCACCACCGCGCTCAATAACCTCGTCGAAGCCGGCTACGAACACGTCAGCTACTTCCAGAAGCGCCAGCGCATCGACTTAAAAATCAGCGACGTCCTCGCCAGCCTCAAAAAAGCCGCCGACCACAACGCGTAA
- a CDS encoding dihydroxy-acid dehydratase yields the protein MPPQTTPTPKSPEQLRSWRWYGRDELRSFGHRSRAKQNGWGAEDIVGKPVIGILNTWSDLNSCHMHLRLTADAVKRGILQAGGHPMEIPVMSAGEMLTKPTAMFHRNFLAMETEEMLRANPIDGAVLLGGCDKSTPGLLMGAFSMDIPVIYMPCGPMMKGNWRGETLGSGSDVWKYWDEKRAGNLSWEQWCEIEDGIARSPGHCMTMGTASTLTALAETLGLCIPGASSIPAVDSAHSRIAATAGRQIVENVWLDRKPSGIVSQRSFENAIAVDMALGGSTNAIVHLIAMAGRLGIQLPLEKFDEISRKVPLLANMRPAGKYLMEEFYLAGGLQALLNGMRELLHTDLPTITGKTLGEDIAEAIIHNEDVIRTPKNPLQPDGGTAILRGNLCPNGAVIKHAAATKELCTHKGPALVFDSYPAMKAAIEDMNLDVTQDTVLILRGAGPVGAPGMPEWGQLPIPKKLILQGIRDMVRLTDCRMSGTSYGACVLHIAPESAVGGPLALVKTGDLIELDVPNRRLHLHVSDEELAKRRSAWKPAPPRYHRGYAKLYVEHVTQANEGADFDFLQHGPAVPEPDIF from the coding sequence ATGCCCCCCCAGACTACTCCGACTCCGAAATCCCCCGAACAACTCCGCTCCTGGCGCTGGTATGGCCGTGATGAGTTGCGCTCCTTTGGCCATCGCTCTCGTGCCAAACAAAACGGCTGGGGAGCTGAAGACATCGTGGGCAAGCCCGTCATCGGCATCCTCAATACCTGGAGCGACCTGAACTCCTGCCACATGCATTTGCGGCTCACAGCAGATGCCGTAAAGCGCGGCATTTTGCAGGCAGGTGGCCACCCGATGGAGATCCCGGTCATGTCCGCCGGCGAGATGCTCACCAAGCCCACCGCGATGTTTCACCGCAATTTTTTGGCCATGGAGACCGAAGAAATGCTCCGCGCCAATCCCATCGACGGAGCGGTCCTCCTCGGTGGCTGCGATAAATCCACGCCGGGCCTGCTCATGGGAGCCTTCAGCATGGACATCCCCGTCATCTACATGCCCTGCGGCCCCATGATGAAGGGCAACTGGCGCGGCGAGACGCTCGGCAGCGGCAGCGATGTGTGGAAATACTGGGACGAAAAGCGTGCTGGCAATCTCAGTTGGGAGCAGTGGTGCGAGATCGAGGACGGCATCGCCCGCAGCCCAGGTCACTGCATGACCATGGGCACCGCCAGCACACTCACTGCGTTGGCAGAGACACTGGGCCTCTGCATCCCCGGTGCATCGTCCATCCCCGCTGTGGACAGTGCCCACTCACGCATCGCTGCCACCGCAGGCCGCCAAATCGTGGAAAACGTGTGGCTGGACCGCAAGCCCTCCGGCATCGTCAGTCAGCGTTCCTTTGAAAACGCCATCGCCGTCGATATGGCCCTCGGCGGCAGCACCAATGCCATCGTGCACCTCATCGCCATGGCGGGTCGGCTCGGTATCCAGCTTCCATTGGAGAAGTTTGATGAAATCAGCCGCAAAGTGCCGCTACTCGCCAACATGCGGCCCGCAGGCAAATACCTGATGGAGGAGTTTTATCTCGCAGGTGGCCTCCAAGCGCTGCTCAACGGCATGCGCGAGCTTTTGCACACGGATCTACCCACCATCACTGGCAAGACGCTCGGTGAAGACATCGCCGAAGCGATCATCCACAACGAAGACGTCATCCGCACACCGAAAAACCCGCTCCAGCCCGATGGCGGCACCGCCATCCTGCGCGGCAACCTCTGCCCGAACGGTGCCGTCATCAAGCATGCCGCCGCCACCAAAGAACTTTGCACGCACAAAGGCCCCGCGCTCGTCTTTGACAGCTACCCGGCCATGAAAGCCGCCATCGAGGACATGAACCTCGATGTCACCCAAGACACCGTGCTCATCCTGCGTGGCGCAGGCCCAGTCGGTGCCCCCGGCATGCCAGAATGGGGCCAACTCCCGATTCCGAAGAAACTCATTCTCCAAGGCATCCGCGACATGGTCCGCCTCACCGACTGCCGCATGAGCGGCACCAGCTACGGAGCCTGCGTGCTGCACATCGCCCCAGAGAGCGCCGTCGGCGGCCCACTCGCACTGGTGAAAACCGGCGACCTCATCGAACTCGATGTGCCCAATCGCCGCCTGCACCTCCACGTCAGCGATGAGGAACTCGCGAAGCGTCGCTCAGCCTGGAAACCCGCTCCTCCACGCTACCACCGCGGCTACGCCAAGCTTTACGTCGAGCACGTCACGCAAGCCAACGAAGGGGCAGACTTCGACTTCCTCCAACACGGCCCCGCCGTGCCGGAGCCGGATATTTTTTGA
- a CDS encoding 2-C-methyl-D-erythritol 2,4-cyclodiphosphate synthase, translating into MYRTGIGYDVHPFQEGRPLVLGGVTIPHTRGLKGHSDADVLAHAIADAVLGALGQPDIGYWFPPTDPSIEGISSMKILEKCAEIATQHGYTIQNVDASLIAEAPKVMKHAPAMKQHIATALRIQPDQVGVKATTNERLGFVGREEGIAAMAVACVSRAG; encoded by the coding sequence ATGTATCGCACCGGCATCGGCTACGACGTACACCCCTTTCAGGAAGGCCGCCCGCTCGTCCTCGGCGGCGTCACCATCCCGCACACTCGCGGCTTGAAGGGGCATAGCGATGCCGACGTCCTAGCCCATGCCATCGCCGATGCCGTCCTCGGTGCCCTAGGCCAGCCCGACATCGGCTACTGGTTCCCACCCACCGATCCCAGCATCGAAGGCATCTCCAGCATGAAGATCCTCGAAAAATGTGCCGAGATCGCCACCCAGCACGGATACACCATTCAGAACGTCGATGCCTCCCTCATCGCAGAGGCCCCGAAGGTCATGAAACACGCCCCAGCGATGAAGCAGCACATCGCCACGGCACTACGCATCCAGCCCGACCAAGTCGGAGTCAAAGCCACCACCAATGAGCGCCTCGGCTTCGTCGGGCGAGAAGAAGGCATCGCCGCCATGGCCGTCGCCTGTGTCAGCCGCGCAGGATAA